From Coffea arabica cultivar ET-39 chromosome 2e, Coffea Arabica ET-39 HiFi, whole genome shotgun sequence, the proteins below share one genomic window:
- the LOC113729943 gene encoding uncharacterized protein — protein MWKSILGGDEEQQQQEDNLLDEPEGLFSLSPTQRVYAFAACLLAGLVCMFLSLIVFVKPIKFALLFTFGNMLAVGSTAFLIGPGQQIRMMLDPVRIYATAIYVGCVVVALICALLIHSKILTIIAIICEICALVWYSLSYIPFARRMVSSVTIRLFDTEI, from the exons ATGTGGAAGTCTATTTTAGGCGGAGACGAAGAGCAGCAGCAGCAGGAAGACAACTTGTTGGATGAACCTGAAGGCCTATTTTCACTTTCCCCCACGCAG AGGGTCTACGCATTTGCTGCCTGTTTACTAGCTGGCTTGGTTTGTATGTTCCTG TCTTTGATTGTCTTTGTCAAGCCCATCAAGTTCGCTTTGCTATTTACATTTGGCAACATGTTAGCTGTTGGAAG CACAGCCTTCCTCATTGGACCTGGGCAGCAAATAAGGATGATGCTTGATCCTGTACGCATTTATGCTACAGCCATTTATGTTGGGTGTGTTGTTGTAGCTCTAATCTGTGCTCTTCTG ATCCACAGTAAGATTTTAACGATAATAGCAATCATATGTGAGATTTGTGCCCTTGTCTG GTATAGTTTAAGCTATATTCCTTTTGCTCGAAGGATGGTTTCCTCGGTGACGATCCGTCTATTTGACACTGAAATCTAA